From Danio aesculapii chromosome 18, fDanAes4.1, whole genome shotgun sequence, a single genomic window includes:
- the LOC130245488 gene encoding mRNA decay activator protein ZFP36L1 encodes MPSNFLTPFLELDDEFCKSFRGIDLTDATQKQRVVGFQRRHSLCPVTLPNSKFNSTDSSLWPLPALNQSWSLEKKQQLPRSSLNHIPFRVDRSVSMIEGHVSGLESPTTTNNPLPPPPPGLNISNCSPKLLSTNSTAPMSTRYKTELCRTFEESGTCKYGAKCQFAHGMEELRGLNRHPKYKTEPCRTFHTIGFCPYGARCHFIHNAEEQMGLSENTHIRERPQLLRQSVSFSGFSSQKQNFSGFHAVPDALAFSRSSSVSPPPSTGSPDLLSPLFPEPGSLKSSHPFADLGPNGNFYTISDAESVQNLAYALKGLQRSASADSLSDQDGYTSSSSLSGCDSPSLEGKRLPIFSRLSVSDD; translated from the exons ATGCCATCAAATTTCCTCACACCCTTCCTGGAGTTGGATGATGAATTTTGCAAG AGTTTCCGTGGCATTGACCTCACCGATGCCACACAGAAGCAGCGTGTGGTTGGATTCCAGCGCAGACACTCGCTATGCCCGGTGACTCTTCCTAACTCGAAATTCAACAGTACGGACAGCAGTTTATGGCCTCTGCCGGCCCTCAATCAATCCTGGAGCCTCGAGAAAAAACAGCAGCTTCCGCGTTCCTCCCTGAACCACATCCCATTCAGAGTGGACCGTTCTGTGAGCATGATCGAGGGTCATGTGAGTGGATTAGAGAGTCCAACAACCACCAATAATCCTCTCCCACCACCGCCGCCTGGTCTAAACATCAGCAACTGCTCTCCAAAACTCCTCAGCACCAACTCGACAGCTCCGATGTCCACCCGATATAAAACAGAGCTCTGTCGCACGTTTGAAGAAAGCGGCACTTGTAAATATGGGGCCAAATGCCAATTCGCTCATGGGATGGAAGAGCTGAGAGGTTTAAACAGGCATCCGAAGTATAAAACCGAACCATGTCGTACTTTTCACACCATTGGCTTCTGCCCGTATGGTGCCCGCTGCCACTTTATACACAACGCAGAAGAGCAGATGGGGctttcagaaaacacacacatccgAGAGCGGCCGCAGTTACTCAGGCAGAGCGTCAGCTTTAGCGGATTCTCATCGCAAAAGCAAAACTTCAGTGGTTTTCATGCTGTGCCTGATGCTTTGGCCTTTTCCAGATCATCTTCGGTCTCTCCGCCGCCATCTACAG GCAGTCCAGATTTGCTGTCTCCTCTATTTCCTGAGCCCGGAAGCCTGAAAAGCAGTCATCCGTTTGCCGATCTGGGTCCCAATGGAAACTTCTACACCATCAGCGATGCAGAAAGCGTGCAAAACCTTGCATATGCGCTCAAGGGTCTGCAAAGAAGTGCGTCTGCAGACTCTCTTTCTGACCAGGATGGATACACCAGCTCCAGCAGTCTGAGCGGGTGCGATTCTCCCAGTCTGGAGGGCAAACGTCTGCCCATTTTCAGCCGCCTGTCTGTCTCAGACGACTAG